One window from the genome of Malus domestica chromosome 01, GDT2T_hap1 encodes:
- the LOC114826102 gene encoding uncharacterized protein translates to MLLDRVGQGQDVDSVLQRIAFGLWRIWKCHNEAVFNDNRIMSHIADELWCRQVSEFQEAMEVDNGEEDRSAHQVLVGDGSQIVISAKGWTKPEFGRLKLNTNAAWQKETKVGGVGWVLREFAGIPKMVGGNGGDYFLSSDMAEAATIRQGLQMCVLRGFHVSGEVLEVESDSEGLVQMLNKEIQADVLLEVHLVDIWNIMQSFQSVKFIFTSRQYNRVAHMVAAYVLKHGGSYGWDELGPQFLFNILAEDANISIRI, encoded by the coding sequence ATGCTATTAGACCGTGTGGGTCAGGGACAGGATGTAGATTCAGTGCTTCAACGAATTGCTTTTGGTTTGTGGCGTATATGGAAATGTCACAATGAAGCAGTATTTAACGATAATCGTATCATGTCTCATATTGCAGATGAGTTGTGGTGTCGTCAAGTATCCGAGTTTCAAGAGGCGATGGAAGTGGATAATGGGGAGGAGGATAGAAGTGCACACCAGGTTTTGGTGGGGGATGGTTCCCAGATTGTGATTAGCGCAAAGGGATGGACGAAACCTGAGTTTGGCAGGTTAAAATTAAATACTAATGCAGCATGGCAGAAGGAAACAAAGGTAGGTGGCGTAGGGTGGGTCTTGCGCGAATTTGCAGGAATTCCAAAGATGGTGGGAGGAAATGGTGGGGACTATTTCTTGTCATCAGATATGGCTGAGGCGGCAACCATAAGACAGGGACTGCAGATGTGTGTTTTAAGGGGATTTCATGTGTCTGGGGAGGTTCTGGAGGTGGAGTCTGATTCGGAAGGATTGGTTCAAATGTTAAATAAGGAGATTCAAGCTGATGTGTTGCTGGAGGTACATTTAGTTGATATTTGGAATATAATGCAGTCATTCCAATCGGTGAAGTTTATCTTTACCTCTCGACAATACAATCGTGTAGCCCATATGGTGGCGGCGTACGTTCTTAAGCATGGTGGGAGTTATGGTTGGGATGAATTAGGACCtcaatttttgtttaatattttagcTGAAGATGCAAATATTTCCATTCGTATTTGA